A single region of the Biomaibacter acetigenes genome encodes:
- a CDS encoding prenyltransferase — translation MKNIVIQRKILGLWTLMRFMPVLTFSGSIVLINISYAWQKAGPAILKPALILAAGALTMNSFLAHSLNDMEDWRSGTDRVSRGILSGGSKVIKYGLLNRLELGEIAMAAFIFSLGIGTYFYHIRGPLVLAALAFGIFAAWVYTCPPLRLAYRPFLGEWICLWLSGTVLSTASYFVLTGGFDIFPFFAGVVQSTLVLGWLMQHHVPDISADLSAAPVKLTTPAYFYLRWGPRYAMMPSVMYFVLALVLSIAGYYYIHPVFLGMAFVAILGILAAASTKSQDVMDVTRKQLFTTVLIIINSMVFMIYITL, via the coding sequence ATGAAAAATATTGTAATACAAAGGAAGATTCTGGGTCTCTGGACCTTGATGCGGTTCATGCCTGTCCTGACCTTCAGTGGAAGTATCGTGCTCATAAATATTTCTTATGCGTGGCAAAAGGCCGGGCCGGCTATTTTAAAACCTGCATTGATCCTGGCGGCAGGGGCTCTAACAATGAACAGTTTTCTCGCCCATTCTTTAAATGATATGGAGGATTGGCGCTCGGGCACCGATAGGGTATCACGCGGCATCCTTTCGGGGGGCTCAAAAGTCATAAAATATGGACTTTTGAATCGGCTCGAACTAGGTGAGATCGCCATGGCGGCTTTTATATTTTCTCTCGGGATAGGCACATATTTTTACCACATCAGGGGTCCTTTGGTGCTGGCCGCCCTTGCCTTCGGTATTTTTGCGGCCTGGGTTTATACCTGTCCTCCGCTTCGCCTGGCTTACAGGCCCTTCCTGGGCGAGTGGATATGCCTGTGGCTTTCCGGAACGGTACTCTCGACGGCATCATACTTTGTCTTGACAGGCGGATTTGATATTTTCCCATTTTTTGCGGGAGTGGTGCAGAGCACACTGGTGTTGGGATGGCTCATGCAGCACCATGTACCTGACATAAGCGCAGATCTGTCGGCGGCACCGGTGAAGCTCACTACCCCTGCTTATTTTTATTTAAGATGGGGCCCGCGGTATGCCATGATGCCATCAGTCATGTACTTTGTTCTGGCACTGGTTTTGAGCATAGCGGGATACTACTATATACATCCGGTATTCCTGGGGATGGCTTTTGTTGCAATCCTGGGCATTCTTGCGGCAGCTTCCACAAAGAGTCAGGATGTAATGGATGTAACCAGGAAGCAGCTTTTTACAACGGTACTGATAATAATAAACAGTATGGTCTTTATGATTTATATAACACTGTAA
- the ilvN gene encoding acetolactate synthase small subunit: MRKAIFSVLVHNEYGVVTRISGLFTRRGFNITSFTGEETEDPKISRITIVAEGDERELSQIKSQVEKLVDVIKVVELDIKASVQRELALIKVKTQDTNRTEIFQIVESFRAKVVDIEPEAVIIEITGDLDKVKAFLNMMKHYGIIESVRTGIIALQRGKESIHNEPDPEKGETL, encoded by the coding sequence TTGCGAAAGGCCATTTTTTCGGTGCTGGTCCACAACGAATACGGTGTGGTCACCAGGATTTCCGGCCTCTTCACCCGCCGGGGTTTTAACATCACCAGCTTCACCGGTGAGGAGACCGAAGACCCAAAAATCTCCCGCATCACCATTGTGGCAGAAGGTGATGAGAGAGAGCTTTCCCAGATAAAAAGCCAGGTGGAAAAACTGGTGGATGTCATAAAAGTGGTGGAACTGGACATAAAAGCATCAGTGCAAAGGGAACTGGCCCTGATAAAAGTAAAAACCCAGGACACCAACCGCACCGAAATATTCCAGATAGTGGAATCCTTCAGGGCAAAGGTAGTGGATATCGAGCCCGAAGCGGTGATCATAGAAATCACCGGAGACCTGGATAAGGTTAAGGCTTTCTTAAATATGATGAAACATTATGGTATAATCGAAAGTGTGAGAACCGGTATCATTGCCCTTCAACGGGGCAAGGAAAGCATCCATAACGAACCTGACCCGGAGAAAGGAGAAACACTATGA
- the glnA gene encoding type I glutamate--ammonia ligase, protein MPRYTKSDILQKAQELDVKFIRLQFTDILGIIKNVTITVDQLEDALDGKIMFDGSSIEGFTRIQESDMYLRPDYDTFTILPWKPRKGAEARLMCDIYDSNNEPFEGCPRGILKKVVEEARQMGYELHAGPEPEFFLFQTDEEGNPTVKTNDKGSYFDLSPVDLGENARRDIVLALQEMGFDVETSHHEVAPGQHEIDFKYTRAIRTADNIVTFKFVTKAIAAEHGLYATFMPKPIFGENGSGMHVHLSLFKDGINAFYDENDKETGLSQVAKYFIGGILHHAKGFTAITNPTINSYKRLVPGYEAPVYISWSGKNRSALVRVPAARGNASRIELRSPDPSANPYLALAVILKAGLDGIKNKMDPGPQTFNNIYDMTPVERLEAGIEMLPGSLKEALDYLSQDEVIKEALGPHVYEHFVKAKLIEWDIYRIQVHKWELDQYLGIF, encoded by the coding sequence ATGCCAAGGTATACTAAAAGCGATATTCTTCAAAAGGCTCAGGAACTGGATGTAAAATTCATCAGACTGCAGTTTACCGATATTCTGGGAATAATCAAAAATGTCACCATAACGGTGGATCAGCTGGAAGACGCCCTGGATGGCAAGATAATGTTTGACGGCTCATCCATAGAAGGTTTTACCAGGATTCAGGAATCGGACATGTATTTGAGGCCCGATTATGACACCTTTACTATCCTGCCCTGGAAGCCCAGGAAAGGCGCTGAGGCCAGGCTCATGTGCGACATCTATGATTCCAACAACGAGCCCTTTGAAGGTTGTCCCCGGGGCATTCTCAAAAAAGTGGTAGAAGAAGCCCGCCAGATGGGGTATGAGCTGCATGCCGGGCCGGAGCCGGAGTTTTTCCTTTTTCAGACTGATGAAGAAGGCAATCCGACGGTGAAGACCAACGACAAAGGCAGCTATTTCGACCTTTCTCCGGTAGACCTGGGGGAAAACGCCAGGAGGGATATAGTGCTGGCTCTGCAGGAAATGGGTTTTGATGTGGAAACATCCCATCACGAGGTGGCCCCCGGACAGCATGAGATAGATTTTAAATATACCCGGGCCATAAGGACCGCCGACAATATCGTTACATTTAAATTTGTTACAAAGGCCATTGCCGCGGAGCACGGGCTTTATGCCACTTTTATGCCAAAGCCCATTTTTGGGGAAAATGGTTCGGGCATGCATGTACACCTTTCTCTTTTCAAAGATGGCATCAATGCCTTTTATGATGAAAACGATAAAGAAACGGGCCTGTCACAGGTAGCAAAATATTTTATCGGTGGAATACTGCATCATGCCAAAGGATTTACTGCCATAACAAATCCCACCATAAATTCTTACAAGCGCCTGGTCCCCGGCTATGAGGCTCCGGTGTATATATCCTGGTCAGGCAAAAACCGCAGCGCTCTGGTGAGGGTTCCGGCTGCCCGGGGCAATGCCAGCCGCATCGAGCTTCGCAGTCCGGACCCATCGGCGAACCCCTATCTTGCCCTGGCGGTCATCCTCAAAGCCGGTCTCGACGGCATCAAGAATAAGATGGATCCCGGCCCCCAGACCTTCAACAACATTTATGACATGACACCGGTGGAAAGGCTGGAGGCAGGTATTGAGATGCTGCCGGGCAGCCTGAAGGAAGCCCTGGATTACCTGTCTCAGGATGAGGTCATCAAGGAAGCCCTGGGACCCCATGTGTACGAGCACTTCGTGAAGGCCAAGCTCATCGAATGGGATATTTACAGGATTCAGGTGCATAAGTGGGAACTTGACCAGTATCTGGGAATATTCTAG
- a CDS encoding polyprenyl synthetase family protein has protein sequence MNENLALSPPETDLESMLQYVKSIIRESIDTGEKTLKEMALYFAGSQGKLLRPTLTLACGLICKGSPKLNLEELYFTAAGVEMLHMSALVHDDIIDRAEMRRGKPTINEIYGSDMALLLGDYFYSRALSLMSKISDMSILEQALSVIARMVEGEVKQKKEAFDTGISLKDYLARIARKTASLTAFSCFAGAQVAKLAEKEVKALVKFGEYFGKAYQIRDDILDFLKNEHVLKKPTSDLHQGIFTLPMVLYLKENRHGFANSVVSQEQVKSLYDKCIKSSAVSRSILLCNTYLEKSLRILMTFPDSPIRFKVINILQKVYIYT, from the coding sequence GTGAATGAAAATCTGGCTCTTTCCCCACCAGAAACAGATCTTGAGTCCATGCTTCAGTATGTCAAATCCATAATCCGCGAAAGTATTGATACCGGGGAGAAAACCCTTAAAGAAATGGCCTTATATTTTGCAGGCAGCCAGGGAAAGCTCTTGAGGCCGACCCTGACCCTCGCCTGCGGCCTCATATGTAAGGGGTCCCCAAAATTGAATCTTGAAGAGTTGTATTTTACGGCGGCCGGTGTGGAAATGCTGCACATGTCGGCCCTGGTCCATGATGACATCATCGATAGGGCAGAAATGAGGCGCGGCAAGCCCACCATAAATGAAATTTATGGCAGCGATATGGCGCTTTTGCTGGGTGACTATTTTTATTCCCGCGCTCTGAGTCTTATGTCAAAAATCTCCGACATGTCGATTCTGGAGCAGGCGCTTTCGGTTATCGCCAGGATGGTGGAAGGAGAAGTAAAGCAGAAAAAGGAAGCCTTTGACACCGGCATAAGTTTAAAGGACTATTTGGCAAGAATAGCCCGTAAAACCGCATCGCTTACAGCTTTCAGCTGTTTTGCCGGAGCCCAGGTGGCAAAACTCGCGGAAAAAGAAGTAAAAGCTTTGGTGAAGTTCGGGGAATATTTCGGGAAGGCATATCAGATAAGAGATGACATTCTGGATTTTCTTAAAAATGAACATGTGTTAAAAAAACCTACCAGTGATCTCCACCAGGGCATATTCACCCTGCCTATGGTCCTGTATTTGAAAGAAAACAGGCATGGATTTGCTAATTCGGTTGTTTCCCAGGAACAGGTAAAATCTTTATATGACAAATGCATAAAATCCAGCGCTGTCAGTCGCTCCATTCTACTGTGCAATACTTATCTGGAGAAATCCCTGCGTATTTTAATGACTTTCCCGGATAGTCCAATTCGCTTTAAAGTAATCAATATATTACAAAAAGTATACATTTATACATAA
- the pdxS gene encoding pyridoxal 5'-phosphate synthase lyase subunit PdxS has protein sequence MSKEIIKDTNESPERYSLNKNLAEMLKGGVIMDVTTPEQARIAEAAGAVAVMALERVPADIRKQGGVARMSDPKIIKAIKSAVTIPVMAKCRIGHFVEAQILEALGIDYIDESEVLTPADESFHIDKKKFKVPFVCGARNLGEALRRIGEGASMIRTKGEAGTGNVVEAVRHIRTVMGEIRKLQNMPKEELMTAAKEMGAPYDLVLYVAENGKLPVVNFAAGGVATPADAALLMQLGCDGVFVGSGIFKSSNPEKRARAIVKAVTYYNDPDVLAQVSEDLGEAMPSQEIDKLEDRYAERGW, from the coding sequence ATGTCAAAGGAAATTATTAAGGATACCAATGAATCCCCCGAGCGCTACAGCCTCAATAAGAATCTGGCCGAAATGTTAAAGGGCGGAGTCATCATGGATGTCACCACCCCGGAACAGGCAAGGATAGCTGAAGCTGCCGGTGCGGTTGCCGTTATGGCTCTTGAAAGGGTTCCGGCAGATATAAGAAAGCAGGGTGGCGTAGCACGCATGTCAGACCCCAAGATCATAAAGGCCATCAAGTCGGCAGTCACCATCCCCGTCATGGCCAAATGCAGGATAGGCCACTTTGTGGAAGCCCAGATCCTTGAAGCTCTCGGGATAGACTACATAGACGAGAGCGAGGTGCTGACGCCCGCCGACGAATCTTTCCACATCGACAAGAAGAAATTCAAGGTCCCCTTTGTCTGCGGAGCCAGAAACCTGGGAGAAGCCCTGCGCCGCATAGGTGAAGGCGCATCCATGATAAGGACCAAGGGTGAGGCCGGCACCGGAAATGTGGTAGAGGCAGTAAGGCATATCCGCACAGTTATGGGCGAAATCAGGAAACTACAGAACATGCCCAAAGAAGAACTTATGACCGCCGCCAAAGAGATGGGAGCGCCCTATGACCTGGTGCTCTATGTGGCAGAAAACGGCAAGCTCCCTGTGGTGAACTTTGCCGCTGGAGGCGTAGCCACTCCCGCTGATGCCGCGCTTTTGATGCAGCTCGGGTGTGATGGTGTCTTCGTGGGTTCCGGCATATTCAAATCATCAAATCCCGAGAAGAGAGCAAGGGCCATAGTAAAGGCAGTAACCTATTACAATGACCCCGATGTTCTGGCACAAGTTTCTGAAGACCTGGGAGAAGCTATGCCCAGCCAGGAAATCGATAAACTTGAGGACCGTTACGCCGAGCGCGGCTGGTAA
- a CDS encoding 6-phosphofructokinase: MEAKVKRLGILTGGGDAPGLNAVIRAVAKVAESAGAELYGFLDGYSGLIRGNYRKMEKRDISGLLHRGGTMLGTNNRDNPFNFPVQEGDEVVYKDMSDAALENLEKLRIDRLVVIGGDGSLAIARELTRKGAKIIGVPKTIDNDMQGTDQTFGFDTAVTTATEALDKLHTTAESHHRVMVLELMGRYAGWIALYSGVAGGADVILIPEIPWKMEKVAEKILSRQKEGKPFSIIVVAEGAKTPEGEKIIRETIKGSGDPVRLGGISYRIADMVEKVTGFESRATILGHVQRGGSPSPFDRILATRYGEAAGMLALAGEYGKMVSLRNGIITWVAFEDIPQGCRTVPPDHQLIKAARNIGISFGD, from the coding sequence ATGGAAGCTAAAGTGAAAAGACTTGGTATCCTTACCGGCGGCGGGGATGCGCCGGGGCTGAATGCAGTGATAAGGGCAGTAGCCAAAGTCGCTGAATCGGCCGGGGCTGAGCTTTACGGTTTTCTTGACGGCTACAGTGGTCTTATCAGGGGAAACTACCGAAAGATGGAAAAACGGGATATTTCAGGGCTGCTGCACCGGGGTGGGACGATGCTCGGGACCAACAATCGGGACAACCCCTTCAATTTCCCTGTACAGGAGGGGGATGAGGTGGTTTACAAAGATATGTCCGATGCGGCTCTGGAAAATTTAGAAAAACTTCGCATCGACCGCCTGGTGGTGATCGGAGGCGACGGAAGTCTTGCCATAGCCCGGGAACTTACCCGGAAGGGAGCCAAAATCATAGGAGTTCCCAAGACCATAGATAATGACATGCAGGGCACCGATCAGACCTTCGGATTTGACACTGCGGTGACCACCGCCACCGAAGCCCTGGATAAGCTCCACACTACCGCCGAGTCCCACCACCGGGTGATGGTGCTGGAACTCATGGGAAGGTATGCCGGGTGGATTGCTTTATACAGCGGAGTGGCCGGCGGCGCCGATGTCATACTGATTCCCGAAATTCCCTGGAAGATGGAAAAAGTGGCGGAAAAAATATTATCCCGCCAGAAAGAGGGTAAGCCCTTCAGCATAATTGTGGTGGCTGAGGGGGCTAAAACTCCGGAAGGCGAGAAAATAATCCGGGAAACCATAAAGGGCAGCGGGGACCCGGTAAGGCTGGGAGGTATAAGTTACAGGATAGCCGATATGGTGGAAAAGGTCACGGGCTTTGAAAGCAGAGCCACCATCCTGGGCCACGTTCAAAGAGGCGGCTCTCCCTCACCCTTTGACCGGATCCTGGCCACCCGTTACGGAGAGGCGGCGGGGATGCTGGCCCTGGCCGGGGAATACGGGAAGATGGTTTCTTTGAGAAACGGAATTATAACATGGGTGGCCTTTGAGGATATACCTCAGGGATGCAGGACCGTGCCGCCAGACCATCAGCTGATAAAAGCCGCAAGAAATATTGGGATAAGCTTTGGGGACTGA
- the pdxT gene encoding pyridoxal 5'-phosphate synthase glutaminase subunit PdxT: protein MIVGVLALQGAVREHMQMIARVGATPLAVKTRDELKKTDALILPGGESTTIGKLMTEFNLKDEIIRRAKEGMPVWGTCAGMILLAKHIVNQENTHLDLMDIWVRRNAYGSQLDSFITSQEVPEVSDGTVPMVFIRAPYVEKVGPDVKILSEIGGKVVAARQGNLLATAFHPELTEDLSFHKYFLRIIEDKSSACEA, encoded by the coding sequence ATGATAGTAGGTGTCCTGGCCCTTCAGGGGGCCGTGCGAGAACACATGCAAATGATTGCAAGGGTTGGGGCTACCCCTCTGGCTGTTAAAACCCGGGATGAACTAAAAAAAACAGATGCCCTCATACTGCCGGGAGGGGAGAGCACCACCATAGGGAAACTCATGACAGAATTTAACCTGAAAGATGAAATAATCCGTCGGGCAAAAGAAGGCATGCCCGTTTGGGGCACATGCGCCGGCATGATACTCCTGGCAAAACACATCGTAAATCAGGAGAACACTCATCTTGACCTCATGGACATATGGGTCCGGCGTAACGCCTACGGCAGCCAGCTGGATAGTTTTATTACGAGTCAAGAAGTGCCCGAGGTATCCGACGGAACCGTTCCTATGGTATTTATAAGGGCTCCCTATGTGGAAAAAGTGGGGCCCGATGTTAAAATCTTATCTGAAATTGGAGGCAAGGTAGTGGCGGCCCGCCAGGGAAATCTTCTGGCCACCGCCTTCCACCCGGAGCTTACCGAGGACCTGAGCTTCCACAAATATTTTTTAAGAATAATAGAAGATAAATCATCAGCGTGCGAAGCTTAG
- a CDS encoding PLP-dependent aminotransferase family protein: MDKYVSIRLDRSLEKPLYVQVCESIIELIEKNILLPEEKLPPIRKLASLLDVNTVTIVNAYKLLEKQGYVVSRVGSGTYINPSILLNHQNLSKALSSQGVSLQKVSENPGVFNDSSPTPSNSALFDDISNVRSAIRYDFAGAAISPEFFPVEEFKEVLNEVLDRDRGYAFGYQESMGYAPLRKSISEFMASEYNITFSPEEIQVVSGAQQGIDIIAKAFLNYQDTVYVEGPTYTGAIDAFKSRGAKIVEIPLEPDGINIDELRSKLKVKPPRLFYTMPNFHNPTGYSYSTQKKKELIALSRECDFLIVEDDHMNDLYFAEKPSPLKAMDDGGNVLYIKSFSKLFMPGLRLAFIASRKDFAVKIADAKYYSDISSSGLTQRAMDLFFRKSLWPEHARRMRKIFREKWQAMNGAIEEYIPPGINYKSPGGGLFFWLELPQGYYSMNLYNEALKYGLLLMPGDFFYPDRRPSNGFRLSFAEIAPENIRDGIKLLAETIEKLFQEYKLNPLRGKNFRPLL; this comes from the coding sequence ATGGATAAATATGTATCGATACGATTGGACCGCTCTCTAGAAAAGCCCTTATATGTTCAGGTATGCGAAAGCATAATCGAGCTCATCGAAAAAAATATACTTTTACCCGAGGAAAAACTGCCACCGATACGCAAGCTTGCATCGCTTTTAGATGTCAATACGGTAACCATCGTAAATGCTTACAAACTCCTTGAAAAGCAGGGCTATGTCGTATCCAGGGTGGGCAGCGGCACTTATATCAATCCTTCTATCTTATTAAATCATCAAAATCTATCAAAAGCGCTCTCATCGCAGGGTGTGTCGCTTCAAAAGGTTTCAGAAAATCCAGGTGTCTTCAATGACAGTAGTCCAACACCTTCAAACAGTGCGCTCTTCGATGATATAAGCAATGTTAGGAGCGCTATCCGTTATGACTTTGCCGGAGCCGCCATATCTCCGGAATTTTTTCCGGTGGAAGAATTCAAGGAGGTCTTGAACGAGGTGCTGGATCGGGACCGGGGATATGCCTTCGGTTACCAGGAGAGCATGGGGTATGCCCCTCTTCGAAAATCCATATCTGAGTTTATGGCCTCGGAATACAACATAACTTTTTCGCCGGAAGAAATCCAGGTGGTTTCTGGTGCCCAACAGGGCATAGATATCATTGCCAAGGCTTTTTTAAATTACCAGGATACAGTATATGTGGAGGGACCCACCTATACCGGTGCCATCGATGCCTTTAAATCCCGGGGGGCCAAAATTGTGGAGATTCCCCTGGAACCCGACGGCATCAATATAGATGAACTCAGGTCAAAGTTAAAAGTAAAACCCCCCAGGCTCTTTTATACCATGCCTAATTTCCACAACCCCACGGGGTATTCCTATTCGACACAAAAAAAGAAAGAGCTGATTGCTCTTTCCCGTGAATGCGACTTTTTAATTGTAGAAGATGACCATATGAACGACCTTTACTTTGCAGAAAAACCTTCCCCCCTCAAGGCAATGGATGATGGCGGCAATGTGCTGTATATTAAAAGTTTCTCCAAACTTTTCATGCCCGGACTTCGCCTGGCCTTCATCGCATCACGGAAAGATTTTGCGGTGAAGATAGCCGATGCCAAATATTACTCCGACATATCCTCATCGGGCCTCACCCAGCGGGCCATGGACCTTTTCTTCAGAAAATCCCTGTGGCCCGAGCATGCACGGCGCATGAGAAAAATTTTCCGGGAGAAATGGCAGGCCATGAATGGAGCCATTGAGGAGTATATACCTCCGGGTATAAATTACAAAAGCCCCGGAGGAGGTCTTTTCTTCTGGCTTGAACTGCCCCAGGGCTATTATTCCATGAACTTATACAACGAAGCTTTAAAGTATGGGCTTTTGCTAATGCCAGGAGATTTTTTCTACCCTGATCGCCGACCCTCCAATGGTTTCCGGTTAAGTTTTGCCGAAATAGCACCGGAAAACATTCGGGACGGTATCAAGCTCCTGGCTGAAACTATAGAGAAATTATTTCAGGAATATAAACTGAACCCCCTGCGAGGCAAGAATTTCAGGCCATTGCTGTAA
- a CDS encoding GntR family transcriptional regulator, producing the protein MLSDLQDAGYSLRTKIYHQLKNAILNGVYKPGESLIELKVAKELGVSRTPVREAIRQLELEGLVSSIPNKGVVVEGVTEQDVEDIYTIRKMIEGLAARWAAEKITDEQLKEMKDVLDLMEFYTEKGEIDKVSDLDTQFHDIIFRACDSRPLESVLTNFHHFIQRARLVSIKSTGRAPVSLEEHRNIYNALASHDPDAAEKAMVSHVDRARTNLCPYLESHKVF; encoded by the coding sequence ATGTTATCCGACTTACAGGATGCCGGATACTCGCTCAGGACAAAGATATACCACCAGCTCAAAAACGCCATTTTAAACGGTGTGTACAAACCCGGCGAGAGCTTGATAGAGTTGAAGGTAGCCAAGGAACTGGGGGTAAGCCGCACCCCGGTAAGGGAAGCCATACGTCAGCTGGAACTGGAGGGCCTTGTTTCGAGCATCCCCAACAAAGGCGTTGTGGTGGAAGGGGTTACGGAGCAGGATGTGGAAGACATATACACCATAAGAAAAATGATTGAAGGCCTGGCGGCCAGGTGGGCGGCGGAGAAGATAACCGATGAACAGTTGAAGGAAATGAAAGATGTGCTGGACCTCATGGAATTTTATACAGAAAAAGGTGAAATAGACAAAGTTTCCGACCTGGACACGCAGTTTCACGACATCATCTTCAGAGCATGTGACAGCAGACCCCTGGAATCGGTGCTGACCAATTTCCATCACTTTATTCAAAGGGCAAGACTCGTATCCATAAAGTCCACCGGCAGAGCACCGGTTTCTCTGGAAGAACACCGCAATATATATAATGCCCTGGCATCCCACGACCCTGATGCTGCGGAAAAAGCCATGGTGAGCCATGTAGACAGGGCGCGCACCAATTTGTGCCCCTATCTGGAAAGCCACAAGGTTTTCTAA
- a CDS encoding MerR family transcriptional regulator — MAVYPSLKGIYPIGIVEEKTGLTSRQIRYYENMGLISPIRTQGKQRRYTEKDVIRLSRIKYLKDNGFDLKSIREKIELLEKSTKDLDLMINSGAVQGRLTSLYPVSNRAVLMKLLEKN, encoded by the coding sequence ATGGCCGTTTATCCTTCTTTAAAAGGTATCTATCCCATCGGGATAGTGGAAGAAAAAACGGGACTTACCAGCCGTCAGATCCGGTATTATGAAAATATGGGTTTGATATCTCCCATCAGGACCCAGGGAAAACAGAGAAGATACACCGAAAAGGATGTCATCAGGCTTTCCAGAATCAAATACTTAAAAGATAACGGTTTTGACCTGAAATCCATCAGGGAAAAAATAGAACTTCTCGAAAAGAGCACGAAGGACCTGGACTTAATGATAAACTCAGGAGCCGTTCAGGGAAGGTTAACCTCCCTCTATCCGGTGTCTAATCGTGCGGTGCTGATGAAACTTCTGGAAAAAAATTAA
- the glnA gene encoding type I glutamate--ammonia ligase: MGYTKDDIISLTRDLKVKFIRLQFVDIFGVVKNVAIPISQLEDVLDGKLMFDGSSIEGFTRIQESDMYLKPDLDSFAIFPWKPRDGAEARLICDIYNPDGTPFQGSPRQILKNVIEEAKAMGYTMYAGPEPEFFMFLTDEKGKPTIETHDKGGYFDLSPIDLGENARRDIVLTLEEMGFEVEAAHHEVAPGQHEIDFKYSDALKTADNIATFRFVTKIIAKQHGLHATFMPKPVFGINGSGMHIHQSLFTDGKNAFADENGEAGLSEIARYYVGGILKHAPGFTAITNPLVNSYKRLVPGYEAPVYICWSAKNRSALVRVPAAGGVKTRIELRSPDPSANPYLALAVILAAGLDGIKNKIDPGHQVYNNIYHMTDEEREKAGIKSLPGSLKEALELLEQDEVIKKALGTHVYEHFVAAKKLEWDTYRTKVHTWELDEYAEVY; the protein is encoded by the coding sequence ATGGGTTACACAAAAGATGACATCATAAGTCTTACCAGGGATCTCAAGGTAAAATTTATCAGGCTTCAGTTCGTGGATATTTTCGGAGTGGTGAAAAATGTGGCCATTCCCATAAGCCAGCTGGAGGATGTGCTGGACGGGAAGCTTATGTTCGACGGTTCTTCTATTGAAGGTTTCACCAGGATTCAGGAATCGGATATGTATCTAAAACCTGATCTGGATTCTTTTGCGATCTTCCCATGGAAGCCCAGGGACGGTGCTGAAGCAAGGTTGATTTGTGACATTTATAATCCCGACGGCACTCCCTTTCAGGGGAGCCCCCGCCAAATTTTAAAAAATGTCATAGAAGAGGCCAAAGCCATGGGATATACCATGTATGCCGGGCCGGAGCCGGAATTCTTCATGTTTCTCACCGATGAAAAGGGAAAACCCACCATCGAGACTCATGACAAAGGCGGCTATTTTGACCTATCACCCATAGATTTGGGAGAAAACGCCCGCAGGGACATAGTGCTTACCCTGGAAGAAATGGGCTTTGAAGTAGAAGCGGCCCACCATGAGGTGGCTCCCGGCCAGCATGAAATTGACTTCAAGTATTCTGACGCGTTAAAGACCGCAGACAACATAGCCACATTCCGCTTTGTCACCAAAATAATAGCAAAACAGCATGGCCTGCATGCCACCTTTATGCCAAAGCCCGTATTCGGCATCAATGGCTCGGGCATGCACATACACCAATCCCTCTTTACCGACGGTAAAAACGCCTTTGCGGATGAAAATGGTGAGGCCGGTCTGAGTGAAATAGCAAGATATTATGTGGGCGGTATTTTAAAACATGCCCCCGGCTTTACAGCCATTACCAATCCCCTGGTAAACTCCTACAAGAGGCTGGTGCCGGGCTATGAGGCTCCGGTGTATATATGCTGGTCGGCCAAGAACAGGAGTGCTCTTGTGAGAGTTCCGGCGGCAGGAGGAGTAAAGACCCGCATCGAACTCCGCAGCCCGGACCCCTCAGCTAACCCCTATCTTGCCCTGGCAGTCATCCTGGCGGCAGGTCTTGACGGCATAAAGAACAAGATCGATCCCGGCCACCAGGTGTATAACAACATTTATCACATGACCGATGAGGAGAGAGAAAAGGCCGGTATCAAGAGTCTCCCCGGTAGCCTCAAGGAAGCCCTGGAACTTCTGGAACAGGACGAAGTTATCAAGAAAGCCCTCGGAACACATGTATATGAGCACTTTGTGGCAGCCAAGAAACTGGAATGGGATACTTACAGGACAAAAGTGCATACCTGGGAACTGGATGAATACGCAGAGGTATACTAA